One window from the genome of Metabacillus flavus encodes:
- a CDS encoding bifunctional diguanylate cyclase/phosphodiesterase: MTPQFKNPLAWLGTITLTILGVLGNYFSIEIFFGIDFLFGSIFVFIIIYSYGIKPGLAASLIASLVTFSLWNHFFGVIILTAECLIVYMLHRRSSLNIVILDALYWFTIGTPLIFLFYYGILGTEVLDTTIVTLKYIVNGILNCLIFSILHLVYQQYILKKAHTKSFQELLFITFTSVFLIPSMFLLVYEGNKVYRSELTDIRETASLKTQMISASLTSWESTHRASLNTLRLYLASSNMQNHLKELGRSLPFVQDIYVFDHRKDLDYLYSEASNLPFYDVTMLKLTELHPYVTDVYFNQFTREQMTSIVVPFHEKDYTGFAVATYKLKDLLVMLNRMEPQENIEVSLYDEHTLTMYDLSQLKNGQLSSDVDVERPFIMQPVEDLNTNKMKRWKQSFLAEKADIPSIPWNPFTTVKIEPYQNEIYTSYTKLFGLILVIIGFSIFIAYWLSNMLVSSIRRLSLITDQLSASKVTSEKIRWPRTTITEVSKLIKSFETLIGDFNRVMLELRNKQKKLEYFAHFDVLTNMHNRYSFSEQLEKELRLASQFDRSVAVMFCDLDRFKLINDSLGHDTGDELLKELAEIIRGICGERAILCRHGGDEFLIALPANAEESIESISKKLLEEISKPISIGDNEVSITCSIGISLYPDHANHIDDLISTADIAMYSAKEKGKNTYEFFNPELNNNLARRVLIENELQKALELGEFTLYYQPQVSLATGETTGLEALIRWNNPRLGSVSPAEFIPVAEETGIIRKIGEWVIDRAASDLNQLMQAGCDNLNVAVNISIKQFYHESLPAFIMDKLTEHSIPAQQFKIEITESVVIDHFDLVLKQLHTLKEAGIAIALDDFGTGFSSLNYLKILPIDIVKIDRSFIQDILSNEQDAAIVQAVIQIAESKSLTVIAEGVETNEQACFLHSIGCPQGQGYVFSRPQPIEEIMEQLITKG, from the coding sequence TTGACTCCACAATTTAAAAACCCGCTAGCATGGCTGGGAACCATCACATTAACGATACTCGGCGTTCTAGGTAATTATTTCTCGATTGAAATATTTTTTGGCATTGATTTTTTATTTGGATCCATCTTTGTTTTTATTATTATTTATTCATATGGTATTAAGCCCGGTCTGGCCGCCTCCTTGATTGCAAGCCTTGTCACTTTTTCCTTATGGAATCATTTTTTCGGGGTCATCATTTTAACAGCGGAATGCCTCATCGTTTATATGCTTCACCGCAGGAGCAGCCTGAATATCGTAATTCTCGATGCCCTGTATTGGTTTACCATTGGTACTCCTCTTATTTTTCTTTTCTATTATGGAATACTCGGCACCGAGGTACTGGACACAACCATTGTCACCTTGAAATATATAGTCAACGGAATATTAAATTGCCTTATTTTTTCAATCCTGCATTTAGTCTATCAGCAGTACATTTTGAAAAAAGCACATACAAAAAGCTTTCAGGAGCTCCTATTTATCACCTTCACCTCAGTCTTTCTTATTCCTTCCATGTTCCTGCTTGTCTATGAGGGCAACAAAGTATACCGGAGTGAACTTACTGATATTAGAGAAACCGCTTCGCTGAAAACGCAAATGATCAGTGCTTCTTTAACAAGCTGGGAGTCCACTCACCGCGCCTCATTAAATACATTAAGACTCTATCTCGCAAGCAGCAACATGCAAAATCATTTGAAGGAGCTTGGCAGGAGTCTTCCGTTCGTTCAGGATATTTATGTTTTCGACCATCGGAAGGATTTGGATTACCTTTACTCAGAAGCTTCAAATCTTCCATTCTATGATGTGACCATGCTCAAGCTGACCGAGCTGCACCCTTATGTGACAGACGTTTACTTTAATCAGTTCACACGAGAGCAGATGACAAGCATCGTCGTCCCTTTCCATGAAAAAGATTACACGGGATTTGCGGTTGCTACCTATAAGCTAAAGGATCTTCTGGTCATGCTGAATCGAATGGAGCCTCAAGAAAACATTGAGGTTAGCTTATATGACGAGCACACCTTAACCATGTATGATTTGAGCCAGCTTAAAAACGGGCAGCTTTCGAGCGACGTCGATGTAGAAAGACCCTTTATCATGCAGCCTGTTGAGGACTTAAATACGAACAAAATGAAGCGCTGGAAGCAATCATTTTTAGCAGAAAAGGCGGACATCCCTTCAATTCCCTGGAATCCCTTTACAACGGTAAAAATTGAGCCGTATCAAAACGAGATATACACAAGCTATACTAAGCTGTTTGGACTGATCCTGGTTATTATCGGCTTCTCCATTTTCATCGCCTATTGGCTGAGCAATATGCTTGTGTCATCCATACGGAGGCTATCGTTAATCACAGATCAGCTTTCTGCCTCCAAGGTGACATCTGAAAAGATTCGCTGGCCAAGAACAACGATTACAGAGGTTTCAAAACTGATTAAAAGCTTCGAAACGCTGATTGGTGATTTTAACCGGGTCATGCTGGAGCTCAGGAACAAGCAAAAGAAGCTTGAGTACTTTGCTCATTTTGATGTCTTAACGAATATGCATAACCGGTATTCCTTTTCGGAGCAACTGGAAAAAGAGCTGAGGCTCGCCTCGCAGTTTGACCGGTCCGTTGCCGTTATGTTCTGCGATCTCGACCGCTTTAAGCTCATCAACGATTCCCTGGGGCATGATACCGGAGATGAATTATTGAAGGAGCTTGCTGAAATCATCCGCGGCATTTGCGGGGAACGCGCTATTTTATGCCGCCATGGGGGCGATGAATTCCTGATTGCACTTCCCGCAAATGCAGAAGAATCCATAGAGTCTATTTCTAAAAAACTGCTTGAAGAAATTTCAAAGCCAATATCCATAGGTGACAATGAAGTCAGTATAACGTGCAGCATCGGCATCAGCCTTTATCCGGATCACGCTAATCATATTGATGACTTGATCTCAACTGCTGATATTGCCATGTACAGTGCGAAAGAGAAAGGCAAAAACACCTATGAATTTTTCAATCCGGAGCTGAACAACAATTTAGCACGGAGAGTCCTGATAGAGAATGAACTGCAAAAAGCGCTGGAGCTTGGAGAATTCACGCTTTATTACCAGCCTCAAGTATCGCTTGCAACGGGGGAAACAACTGGCCTTGAGGCGCTGATCAGATGGAACAATCCCCGCCTCGGCAGCGTGTCGCCGGCAGAATTTATACCGGTAGCGGAAGAGACGGGGATCATCCGCAAAATAGGGGAATGGGTCATCGACCGCGCGGCAAGCGATTTAAATCAGCTTATGCAAGCAGGCTGTGACAATCTGAACGTCGCCGTCAACATTTCCATTAAACAGTTTTACCATGAATCCCTGCCTGCTTTTATTATGGATAAGCTTACCGAACACAGCATTCCTGCACAGCAGTTCAAAATTGAAATTACGGAAAGCGTTGTAATCGATCATTTTGATCTCGTTTTGAAGCAGCTCCACACATTGAAAGAAGCAGGCATTGCCATCGCTCTCGATGATTTCGGAACAGGCTTTTCATCATTGAATTATTTAAAGATCCTTCCAATCGATATCGTGAAAATTGACCGCTCCTTCATTCAGGATATTCTTAGCAATGAACAGGATGCAGCCATCGTCCAAGCTGTCATTCAAATTGCGGAAAGCAAAAGCCTGACGGTCATTGCAGAAGGCGTGGAAACGAATGAACAAGCCTGTTTTCTCCACTCAATCGGCTGTCCCCAAGGACAAGGCTATGTTTTCAGCAGGCCGCAGCCGATTGAAGAGATTATGGAACAATTAATAACAAAAGGGTGA
- a CDS encoding competence protein ComK, with product MKVVDEYYIQKKTMALESKWDEFGHVYTIIHEEHEKLIIKKPATSVIEFNCVFYGSSYKGRLQASGEILLGQKLLPVCVCEFNDIYMFPTMSPKSDQVIWLAVDHVKEVRSSKNKSVVILSNGDQLFIPLLKEYITSKIGKTSQLAMTLQQRRRFLLENKYWNDKYPFK from the coding sequence ATGAAAGTCGTTGACGAGTATTATATACAGAAAAAAACAATGGCGCTGGAGTCTAAGTGGGATGAGTTTGGACATGTGTACACGATTATTCATGAAGAGCATGAGAAACTGATTATCAAGAAACCCGCAACATCTGTAATTGAGTTTAACTGTGTATTTTATGGAAGCAGCTACAAAGGGCGTTTACAGGCGTCCGGAGAAATATTGCTGGGGCAGAAGCTGCTTCCGGTATGTGTATGTGAGTTCAATGACATCTATATGTTCCCGACGATGTCGCCTAAAAGTGATCAGGTTATATGGCTTGCAGTTGATCATGTGAAGGAAGTCCGTTCCTCCAAAAACAAATCGGTTGTGATTTTGTCGAATGGAGATCAGCTGTTTATCCCTCTGTTAAAGGAATACATAACAAGCAAGATTGGAAAGACCTCTCAGCTTGCTATGACGCTTCAGCAGCGGCGCAGGTTTTTACTAGAAAATAAATATTGGAATGACAAGTATCCGTTTAAATAG
- a CDS encoding CPBP family intramembrane glutamic endopeptidase produces MTEVYWKTDSRKNSWKRYISSLLVILLFIALGGVVYGIGLFMFTDLDGNSNTYFDPVLGSAVGLSPFIDFALLHATYLFWLLGIFIAIRFIHKRTIRSLITHRERLDWGRIGWGFGVFIGIYLVLNLVDWLLFKEGLSLNKETSPSQFLILLALVLVFTPIQTTVEELFFRGFLVQWLGKGLRSPILIALIIALVFGSLHFANPEMGRSAVLVGLEYIVAGFMLTFIALKTGTAELSIGAHAANNMFLFLFISDELSVGGKLPAVFSVSGEVDPVSSLIGSVIMFGGFYWVSVRRYGVWRG; encoded by the coding sequence GTGACCGAAGTTTATTGGAAAACAGATTCCAGGAAAAATTCCTGGAAACGGTACATCTCTTCCCTGCTTGTCATCCTGCTGTTTATCGCACTCGGAGGAGTCGTATACGGAATTGGCCTGTTTATGTTTACAGATCTGGACGGCAATTCAAACACATACTTCGACCCGGTACTCGGCAGTGCGGTCGGACTCTCGCCCTTTATTGACTTCGCCCTGCTGCATGCCACCTATCTATTCTGGCTCCTCGGAATTTTTATAGCGATAAGATTTATACATAAACGCACGATCCGTTCTCTCATTACCCATCGCGAACGATTGGATTGGGGCAGAATCGGGTGGGGATTCGGCGTGTTTATCGGAATCTACCTCGTACTTAATCTAGTGGATTGGCTCTTATTTAAGGAAGGGCTCTCGTTAAATAAAGAGACCTCCCCCTCTCAATTTCTGATTCTTCTAGCTTTGGTGCTGGTTTTCACGCCGATTCAAACAACCGTTGAAGAGCTTTTCTTCAGAGGATTCCTCGTTCAATGGCTTGGAAAAGGATTGCGCAGCCCGATCCTGATTGCCTTGATCATTGCTCTCGTATTCGGCTCCCTGCATTTCGCCAATCCCGAAATGGGCCGCTCTGCCGTACTAGTGGGCTTGGAATACATCGTCGCCGGCTTCATGCTCACCTTTATCGCACTGAAAACGGGTACCGCTGAGCTTTCGATCGGCGCCCATGCGGCGAATAACATGTTCCTGTTTTTGTTTATATCAGACGAGCTCTCAGTTGGAGGCAAGCTGCCGGCAGTGTTCTCCGTATCAGGTGAAGTGGATCCCGTTTCGTCCTTGATTGGATCGGTGATTATGTTTGGGGGATTTTATTGGGTGAGTGTGCGGAGGTATGGGGTGTGGCGGGGGTGA